In the genome of Geotrypetes seraphini chromosome 14, aGeoSer1.1, whole genome shotgun sequence, one region contains:
- the LOC117348505 gene encoding olfactory receptor 1019-like has product MADGNDTSLKAFFLLGFTSAPHLQVPLFVGFLLIYLVTLLGNFGIILVIQTDPRLNTPMYFFLGNLAFVDLWYSSVTGPKMLINFLSKKKSISYIGCATQMFFFVTLGCTECLLLAAMAYDRYIAICKPLYYTIIMTKTFCSQMVAGSYLGGVIYSLLQTGATFRLSFCASHEIDHFFCDIPTMLKLSCTNTYLNDVVLPTLVAIVTFIPVLVICFSYVSIITTILRIRSTEGRRKAFSTCASHFVCVVFFYGTIIFKYVLPSSIYSLEQDRVVSVIYAQVIPMLNPLIYSFRNKEVKAAVSKMRGRNIFAKY; this is encoded by the coding sequence ATGGCAGATGGAAATGACACTTCATTGAAGGCGTTCTTTCTTCTAGGATTCACCAGTGCTCCCCATTTGCAGGTTCCGCTGTTTGTGGGGTTTTTGTTGATATATTTGGTGACTCTTCTGGGAAATTTTGGCATCATCTTGGTTATTCAGACTGATCCTCGTCTTAACACCCCCATGTATTTTTTTCTTGGTAATTTGGCATTTGTCGATCTCTGGTATTCATCAGTCACTGGCCCCAAAATGTTAATTAACTTCCTTTCAAAGAAGAAATCCATTTCCTATATTGGGTGTGCAACACAAATGTTCTTTTTCGTTACACTCGGCTGTACAGAGTGCCTCTTGCTGGCAGCTATGGCATATGATCGTTATATCGCAATTTGCAAGCCGCTGTATTACACCATCATTATGACCAAGACATTTTGTAGTCAGATGGTCGCTGGCTCCTACCTAGGTGGTGTAATATATTCCCTATTACAGACAGGAGCCACCTTTCGACTGTCATTCTGTGCATCCCATGAGATTGACCATTTCTTCTGTGACATCCCAACAATGCTGAAGCTCTCTTGCACCAACACCTACCTCAATGATGTCGTCCTCCCCACCCTTGTGGCCATTGTGACTTTTATTCCAGTTCTAGTCATCTGTTTTTCCTATGTTTCTATCATTACCACCATTCTTAGGATCCGCTCGACTGAAGGGAGACGCAAGGCCTTTTCTACTTGCGCTTCCCACTTTGTCTGTGTTGTTTTCTTTTATGGGACCATTATCTTCAAGTATGTGCTGCCGAGTTCCATTTACTCTCTGGAGCAGGACAGGGTTGTCTCAGTAATTTATGCTCAGGTGATTCCCATGTTAAATCCCCTCATCTACAGCTTCAGGAATAAAGAGGTAAAAGCAGCAGTCAGTAAAATGAGAGGTAGAAATATCTTTgcaaaatattaa
- the LOC117348504 gene encoding olfactory receptor 5AP2-like, producing MAEGNQTSVTEFVLLGFANVSHLKTVLFLFFFVIYLMTVLLNAGIIVLIHLDNNLHKPMYFFLSHLAFVDLCCSSDVAPKIMVGLLYDNKVISYLGCAAQLYFFIAFACTDNFLLAAMAYDRYVAICNPFMYHIIVTKRLCSQLVVLCYFSSALHSLIQTGTTFQLSFCRYNEINHFFCDIPPLMKISCSDTYVHEIVIAIFVASVTVFSILVILTSYTFILFSILRIRSAEGRHKAFSTCASHFVSVTLFYGTIIFMYMRPSSSYSLEHDRVVSVFYTMMIPVLNPLIYSLRNKEMKNAIRKTISRHILCQKLNSIDLIHS from the coding sequence ATGGCAGAAGGAAATCAAACTTCAGTGACAGAATTTGTTCTCCTTGGATTTGCCAATGTTTCACACCTGAAGACTGtgctatttctctttttttttgtaatatatttAATGACAGTTCTGTTAAATGCTGGCATCATTGTATTAATTCACCTGGATAACAACCTTCACAAACCCATGTACTTCTTCCTCAGTCATTTGGCGTTTGTGGATCTCTGCTGCTCCTCTGATGTTGCCCCCAAAATCATGGTCGGCCTTCTCTATGACAATAAAGTTATTTCATACTTGGGGTGTGCAGCACAGCTGTACTTTTTTATTGCATTTGCCTGTACAGACAATTTTCTGCTGGCAGCAATGGCGTATGATCGTTATGTGGCAATATGTAACCCATTCATGTATCACATTATTGTGACGAAAAGACTGTGCAGTCAGCTAGTGGTCCTCTGCTACTTTTCAAGCGCTTTGCACTCCCTGATTCAGACAGGCACTACCTTCCAATTATCCTTCTGTAGGTACAATGAAATTAACCATTTCTTCTGCGACATCCCCCCACTGATGAAGATCTCCTGCTCAGACACATACGTCCATGAGATCGTGATTGCTATCTTCGTTGCCTCTGTAACTGTATTCTCAATTCTGGTGATTCTGACATCCTACACTTTCATCCTCTTCAGCATCCTGAGAATCCGTAGTGCAGAGGGAAGACacaaagccttctccacctgtgcCTCACATTTTGTCAGCGTTACTTTGTTCTATGGAACAATTATTTTTATGTATATGAGACCCAGTTCAAGCTACTCCCTTGAGCATGACAGGGTTGTTTCTGTTTTTTATACTATGATGATTCCGGTGTTAAACCCCCTTATCTACAGTTTGAGgaacaaagaaatgaaaaatGCCATTAGAAAAACCATTTCTAGACATATCCTTTGTCAGAAACTGAATTCCATTGACTTAATCCACTCATGA